The Anabaena sp. WA102 genome contains a region encoding:
- a CDS encoding ROK family protein: MTKQVIGIDLGGTAIKLGRFTADGNCLQSLSVDTPQPATPEAVLSTIVDAIAEIDPNNESIAIGLGTPGPADATGRIAKVAINLVGWHDVPLADWLEAKTGKPTILANDANCAGLGEAWLGAGRNFPNLILLTLGTGVGGAIILDGKLFVGHQGAAAELGLITLNPDGPMCNSGNQGSLEQHTSISAIRRRTGKEPAELGALAQTGNPEALTFWQEYGKDLGIGLTSLLYVLTPQAIIIGGGVSASFEFFLPSLTAEIEKRVLPTSRAGLQILPAELGNTAGMVGAAKLALTIRQICVS, translated from the coding sequence ATGACAAAACAAGTAATTGGAATTGACTTAGGGGGGACTGCGATTAAGTTGGGACGATTTACAGCAGATGGTAATTGTTTACAATCTTTATCTGTGGATACTCCCCAACCGGCAACACCAGAGGCTGTATTATCTACAATAGTAGATGCGATCGCCGAAATTGACCCCAATAATGAAAGTATCGCCATTGGTTTGGGTACTCCGGGTCCTGCTGATGCTACGGGACGCATTGCCAAAGTTGCCATTAATCTCGTAGGATGGCATGATGTCCCCTTAGCAGATTGGTTAGAAGCCAAAACGGGTAAACCAACAATTTTGGCAAATGACGCTAACTGTGCAGGTTTAGGAGAAGCTTGGTTAGGTGCAGGTCGAAATTTCCCCAATTTGATTTTACTAACTTTGGGAACTGGCGTTGGTGGGGCAATTATTCTTGATGGTAAATTGTTTGTCGGACATCAAGGTGCAGCAGCAGAATTAGGTTTAATTACCTTAAATCCTGATGGACCGATGTGTAATAGTGGCAATCAAGGTTCATTAGAACAACATACTTCCATATCTGCTATCCGTCGCCGCACAGGCAAAGAACCAGCAGAATTAGGCGCACTTGCCCAAACCGGAAATCCAGAAGCCTTGACTTTTTGGCAAGAATATGGTAAAGACTTAGGAATTGGATTAACGAGTTTATTATATGTGCTAACACCCCAAGCCATTATTATTGGTGGTGGTGTAAGTGCAAGTTTTGAGTTTTTCTTACCGTCATTAACAGCAGAAATCGAAAAACGAGTTTTACCAACTTCCCGCGCAGGTTTGCAAATTCTCCCCGCAGAATTAGGAAATACAGCGGGAATGGTAGGCGCTGCTAAATTAGCATTAACAATTAGACAAATATGCGTATCCTAA
- a CDS encoding ABC transporter permease encodes MTITKKQLPNFWKFPKNPSLSQRLMQIGLGMTLFFIFLAFFAPVFQGWGWLQNPKEFLANPIHEAPSAKHWFGTSRLGYDVFSRSVFGVQAALQVVTLATSLSMIIGVPLGMVSGYLGGKLDKALLFFMDSIYTLPGLLLSVTLAFVVGRGILNAAIAISIAYIPQYYRVVRNHTVSVKTEVYIEAAQAMGASTWVVLSRYLFFNVIQSVPVLFTLNAADAILVLGGLGFLGLGLPEEVPEWGYDLKQALEALPTGIWWTTLFPGLAMTTLVVGLSLLGEGLNEFVNPRLRRENRQ; translated from the coding sequence ATGACAATCACAAAAAAGCAATTACCCAATTTCTGGAAATTTCCCAAAAATCCTAGCCTCTCCCAGCGATTAATGCAGATTGGGTTGGGTATGACTCTATTTTTCATCTTTTTAGCCTTTTTTGCTCCTGTTTTTCAAGGTTGGGGGTGGTTGCAAAACCCGAAGGAATTTCTTGCTAACCCTATTCATGAAGCACCTTCGGCTAAACATTGGTTTGGCACAAGTCGTTTAGGTTATGATGTCTTTTCTCGCAGTGTGTTTGGTGTGCAAGCGGCATTGCAAGTTGTGACTTTAGCAACATCTTTGAGTATGATTATTGGTGTGCCGTTGGGAATGGTTAGCGGTTATTTGGGAGGAAAATTAGATAAAGCTCTACTGTTCTTTATGGATAGTATTTATACATTGCCAGGATTACTACTGTCGGTAACATTGGCTTTTGTCGTGGGGAGAGGTATCTTAAATGCAGCGATCGCCATTAGTATAGCCTACATTCCCCAATATTATCGCGTCGTTCGTAACCACACCGTTAGCGTCAAAACTGAAGTGTACATCGAAGCTGCACAAGCAATGGGGGCTTCTACCTGGGTTGTCTTATCTCGGTATCTATTTTTCAATGTTATTCAAAGCGTCCCCGTCCTCTTTACCCTCAACGCCGCAGATGCCATATTAGTCTTAGGCGGTTTAGGATTTTTAGGTTTAGGATTACCCGAAGAAGTACCGGAATGGGGATATGATTTAAAACAAGCTCTAGAAGCACTACCTACAGGCATTTGGTGGACTACCTTATTTCCTGGTTTAGCAATGACAACTTTAGTTGTAGGGTTATCACTACTTGGTGAGGGGTTAAATGAATTTGTCAATCCTCGTCTGAGAAGAGAAAATAGGCAATAG
- a CDS encoding Uma2 family endonuclease, whose protein sequence is MIQALPQTKLVSFEEFTEWYPNTGVRYELHDGVIVEMTPPVGDHEEIVGFLATQITLEFSRLKLPYFIPKTALIKSANSKSAYLPDIILLNRSNLVNEPLWKKQSTISESASVPLVVEIVSTNWRDDYHKKLADYEQMGIVEYWIVDYAALGGRAFIGNPKQPTISIYHLIDEEYQVSQFRDNDLIISPSWPELNLTANQIFKAGV, encoded by the coding sequence ATGATTCAAGCTTTACCTCAAACTAAATTAGTCAGCTTTGAAGAGTTTACAGAGTGGTATCCAAATACAGGAGTCCGCTATGAATTACATGATGGAGTAATTGTAGAAATGACACCACCCGTAGGAGATCATGAAGAAATTGTTGGATTTTTAGCTACACAAATTACATTAGAGTTTAGTCGGCTAAAACTTCCTTATTTCATCCCCAAAACAGCTTTAATCAAATCAGCAAACAGCAAATCAGCATACTTACCAGACATAATACTGTTAAATCGGTCTAATCTTGTCAATGAACCTTTGTGGAAAAAACAGTCTACTATTAGTGAATCTGCGTCTGTTCCTCTTGTAGTGGAAATTGTCAGTACAAATTGGCGTGATGATTACCACAAAAAACTGGCTGATTATGAACAAATGGGGATTGTTGAATATTGGATTGTTGATTATGCTGCTTTAGGTGGTAGAGCATTTATTGGCAATCCCAAACAACCAACTATTTCTATTTATCACCTAATAGATGAAGAATATCAAGTTAGTCAGTTTAGAGATAATGACCTGATAATATCACCAAGTTGGCCAGAGTTAAATTTAACTGCTAATCAAATTTTTAAAGCCGGTGTTTAG
- the rseP gene encoding RIP metalloprotease RseP gives MSVLAAIAVLAILILVHELGHFIAARSQGIYANRFSLGFGPILLKYQGSETEYTIRAFPLGGFVGFPDDDPDSEIPPNDPNLLRNRPVLDRAIVISAGVIANLIFAYLMLALQLGIVGIPQEFQYQAGVLVKPVNEQSVAYQAGIREGDIIIAVNGQEIPLGKDATTLLTKEIQTHPNQEIDLKIQHETQQTNLKLTPKQGADGKGVVGIELGPNGKAIYRRPQDIVEIIKVAANRFQQLVVGTFQGFGQLITNFGQTVGQVSGPVKIVQIGAQLAASDSTNLFSFAAIISINLAIINILPLPALDGGQLAFLLIEGLFGKPLPNKIQEGVMQTGLVLLLGLGIFLIVKETTQLTSQLEWVQQLFQKL, from the coding sequence ATGTCAGTTTTAGCAGCGATCGCAGTCTTGGCTATTTTGATCTTAGTACATGAGTTGGGACATTTCATAGCCGCCCGTTCTCAAGGCATTTATGCTAACCGCTTCTCCTTGGGTTTTGGTCCGATTCTTTTAAAGTACCAAGGATCAGAAACAGAATACACTATCCGTGCCTTCCCTTTGGGTGGCTTTGTCGGCTTTCCCGATGATGATCCAGATAGCGAAATTCCCCCCAATGACCCGAACTTGCTGCGTAACCGCCCAGTTTTAGACCGTGCTATAGTCATTAGTGCTGGTGTAATCGCCAATTTAATCTTTGCGTATTTAATGTTGGCTTTACAACTGGGAATCGTTGGTATACCCCAAGAATTTCAGTATCAAGCAGGTGTACTTGTCAAACCTGTAAACGAACAATCCGTCGCTTATCAAGCAGGGATTCGGGAAGGAGACATTATTATAGCTGTGAATGGTCAAGAAATTCCACTAGGTAAAGATGCAACCACATTATTAACCAAGGAAATCCAAACCCACCCTAATCAAGAAATTGACCTGAAAATTCAACACGAAACCCAACAAACCAACCTGAAACTAACACCCAAACAAGGTGCTGATGGTAAAGGTGTGGTAGGAATTGAATTGGGTCCAAATGGTAAAGCAATTTATCGTCGTCCTCAAGATATTGTCGAGATTATCAAAGTTGCTGCTAATCGCTTCCAACAGTTAGTTGTAGGAACATTTCAAGGTTTTGGGCAGTTAATTACTAATTTTGGGCAAACGGTGGGACAAGTTTCTGGTCCCGTGAAAATCGTCCAAATTGGCGCACAATTAGCAGCTAGTGATAGTACCAATTTATTTTCTTTTGCGGCAATTATTAGTATTAACTTGGCAATTATTAATATTTTGCCTCTTCCCGCTTTAGATGGTGGACAATTAGCATTTTTACTCATTGAAGGATTATTTGGTAAGCCTTTACCTAACAAAATTCAAGAAGGTGTGATGCAAACTGGCTTAGTGTTACTTTTAGGATTAGGTATTTTCCTAATTGTCAAAGAAACAACCCAATTAACATCCCAGCTAGAATGGGTACAACAATTGTTTCAAAAATTGTAA